Proteins encoded together in one Oceanobacillus iheyensis HTE831 window:
- a CDS encoding YerC/YecD family TrpR-related protein, which yields MQIDKLRGEQLDLLFDAILSLKDKEECYKFFDDIATMSEVQSLSQRFQVAKMLTEGNTYSAIEKETKASTATISRVRRCINYGSDGYNLVLERMNIKE from the coding sequence GTGCAAATCGATAAATTACGAGGAGAGCAATTAGATCTTTTGTTTGATGCTATTCTATCGTTAAAAGACAAAGAAGAATGCTATAAATTTTTTGATGATATTGCTACGATGTCAGAAGTTCAATCATTGTCGCAACGATTTCAAGTAGCGAAAATGCTAACGGAAGGAAATACGTATAGTGCAATTGAGAAGGAAACAAAAGCATCTACTGCGACAATCTCTAGAGTAAGACGTTGTATTAACTATGGTAGTGACGGATACAACTTAGTATTAGAACGAATGAATATAAAAGAATAG